One window of Halichondria panicea chromosome 7, odHalPani1.1, whole genome shotgun sequence genomic DNA carries:
- the LOC135338533 gene encoding GA-binding protein subunit beta-2-like — translation MAASHDLGEQLYDASRDGRVDEVERLLARGAPVNWGNSFGFNVLHRACINNHPDVVKILTQQDGIDVNVQTTYKNTPLHWACYKGHLKCVQLLMATRQCDLDVYAGNK, via the exons ATGGCAGCAAG TCATGATCTGGGTGAACAACTCTATGATGCTTCCCGTGATGGTCGTGTGGACGAGGTGGAGAGGCTGCTGGCTAGAGGAGCTCCTGTCAACTGGGGGAACAGTTTTGGATTCAACGTTCTCCATAGGGCATGCATCAACAACCACCCTGATGTAGTGAAGATACTCACACAGCAAGATGGCATCGACGTCAATGTACAGACCACTTATAAGAACACTCCCCTGCACTGGGCCTGCTACAAGGGACACCTGAAGTGTGTCCAGTTACTGATGGCAACTCGACAGTGTGACCTAG atgtatatgcagggaacaagtag